TAAATCAACATTCTTTAATTTATCAATTGTTACACCAAATCTAGAGCCTTTGATACAGGGATTATAAATATCTGTTTCTATCTCCGAATACTCTGGATTAATACGAAGTCCCACACCAATCTTTTTTCCACAATCAGTGATCATATCACGGTAAGTTATCCACTGATTTATGGAATTAAACACAATGTGATCCACGTAAGGTATAATTTTTGTTAGTTCTTCTTTCTCAAACGCAGGGTTGAAAATATGAGTCTCCTTGCCCATCTCTTCATATCCAAGTCTTGCCTCAAATAAAGAACTTGCTGTTGTTCCGTTAAGATACTGTCCAATCAGAGGATAAAAGTAAAACATTGAAAAACCCTTTTGAGCAAGTAAAATTTTACAACCAGTGCGGTCGATGACACTTTTTAAAAGTTCTAAATTTTTAATTAATAAACGTTCATCTACCACATATGAAGGCGTTGGAACGTGCGTAAAATCAATTTTATTCATCCCTGTCCTCACTTTATAATATTAGACTTTATAATATTAGATTTTATAATATTAGACGTTATAACTTTAAAACTCATTTAACAGGACTCTAATCTACAAGCTCTGGTGCAAAACTTTCTTTCCAAGGAAGTCCCCATGTATTTAATGCCTCCATAAATGGATCTGGATCAAATTCCTCAACATTATAAACACCCTTCTTATCCCATTTACCAGTCATGACCATCATTGCACCAATCATTGCTGGAACTCCAGTGGTATAAGAAATTGCTTGAGAACCAACTTCACGGTAGCATTCTTGGTGGTCGCAAACATTGTAAACGTAGTAATTAACCTCTTTACCATCCTTTACACCCTTATAAATGCAGCCGATATTTGTTTTACCAACAGTTCTAGGTCCAAGGCTTGCAGGGTCAGGAAGAACTGCCTTTAAAAACTGTAATGGAACAATTTTCTTTCCTTCAAATTCAATTGGTTCAATGGAAGTCATGCCTACATTCTCTAAACATTTTAAGTGTGTTAGGTAGCTTTGTCCAAAGGTCATAAAGAAACGAATTCTTTTAATTCCTTTGATATTTAGAGCCAAGGACTCTAATTCTTCATGATGTAACAAGTACATATCCTTTTCCCCAACCTCAGGAAAGTTATAAACCCTCTTAATTTCCATAGGTTTTGTTTCTATCCATTCTCCATTCTCCCAATAGCTTCCGTTTGCAGAAACCTCACGAATATTGATTTCAGGATTAAAATTCGTTGCAAATGGATATCCATGGTCACCTGCATTACAGTCTAAAATATCAATTTCATGAATTTCATCAAAATAATGTTTCATCGCATATGCAGAGAAAACACCTGTAACACCTGGATCAAATCCGCTTCCAAGTACTGCAGTTATTCCAGCTTTCTCAAATTTTTCACGGTATGCCCATTGCCATTTGTATTCAAATTTAGCAGTATCAAGTGGCTCGTAATTCGCTGTATCTAAATAGTTTGTTTTTGTCTCAAGACAAGCATCCATTATGGTCAAATCTTGGTATGGTAGTGCAACATTAATTACAATGTCTGGTTTATATTCACGTATTAATGCTACTAATTCCTCTACATTATCTGCATCCACTTGTGCAGTTGTGATTTTAGTTCTTTTTGTGGAGTATTGATTCTCCATTGCATCTAACTTTTCTTTCATTGCATCACACTTAGATTTTGTTCTACTTGCAATACAGATTTCTTCAAATACATCAGCATTTTGCCAACATTTATGTACAACTACACCAGCAACTCCGCCAGCACCAATGATTAACGCTCTTCCCATTTCATTTCCTCCCAAAATCTATTTTTTACTTAAGTTAGCAGAAATCTATGCTAAACTAACAGCACTTGCATCTAAGCAAGCTTACTTAAATTAACGATACTTTCACCTAAACCGGCATCTATATTACCTAAATTAAAATATTTTCACCTAAACTAGCATCTCTCTCGACTAAGCAAATAATATTATCGCCCTAGCTAACATCACTCTCAACTAAGTATAATATTATCGCCCTAGCTAATATCACTCTCGACTAAACTAACATCAACAAAATCTCTCTTAATAACTTGCAAGCAAGGGCAGTTGAGGCACCACTTTGGTCATATACTGGTGATAACTCATTCATATCAAACGCTACTACATTCAATTTTGTAGCCTTTTTTAATGCGTTAAAAAGATCCATAAATGTAACGCCACCAGCCTCAGGGGTTCCCGTTCCTGGGAATACTGATGGATCAAGCACATCTAAATCAACCGTGATATACACTGGAACATCTTTAAGTTCTTCAAGTACATCCTCAAGGGTATCAAAGTTAAATTTACAAGTGGTAATATGCTCTTTTGCCCAAGTAAATTCTTCTCTATCTCCACTTCGTATCCCAAATTGAAAGATTTTTTTATCTCCTACTAAGTCATAACAACGTCTCATCACTGTCGCATGAGATAATGTAACTCCTAAATAATCATCCCTTAAATCTGCATGTGCATCAAAATGTATAATGTGAAGATTCGGATGCATCAAAACTGCACTTCTCACCATACCAAGGGTTACGAGATGCTCTCCACCAAGCATAATTGGTAGTTTTTTATCCTTAAGCAAATTAAGAGAAAATTCCTCAATCATTGCTAAAGCTCTTTCTGGATTACCAAACGGAAGCTCTAAATCTCCTCCGTCAAACACCGAATAATCCAGCAAGTCTTTGTCTTGATAAGGACTATAAGTTTCTATCCCATAACTTTCATTACGTATCGCAGCACTTGCAAATCTTGTACCAGGACGATACGATGTTGTACTATCAAAAGGCGCTCCAAAGATAACTAATTTGCTATCCTCATACTCCGCTTCACAACCAATAAATGTATGTATATTTCTATTCATTTCCGTGTAATAACTCCTTTACGTAATTCGGCAAATAAAAACACCCTTTATGCAAATCTGTATTGTAATAACGAACCGATAACTGAAGGGCATTCCACATCTCCTCATTTAAATCACGAATCGGATCATACTTCTTAGAAGCAAACCCAAACAGCCAATGTCCAGACGGATAGGATGGAATATGGCATTGATACACTGTACTAAGTGGAAATACGGAAGTTATATGCTTATGTGCCTTTTGCACAGTCTTTGAATGCTCATTGTAAAATGGGCTTTCATGCTGATTAATTAATATTCCATCTTCATGTAATGCCTTAAAGCAATTCCCGTAAAATTCTCGAGTAAATAAGCCTTCTGCTGGTCCAAAAGGATCTGCACAATCAACAATAATCAAGTCGTATTGATCTTGTTTACTTCGTACAAATCGGAGTCCCTCTTCAAAGTACATATGAACTCTAGGGTCATTTAACTTACAAGCAGTAAATGGCATGTACTGCATGCAAAGTGTTACTACATCCTTATCTACTTCCACCATATCAATGTTTTCAATAGAGTCATATTTTGTGAGTTCTCGTATCGTTCCTCCATCACCAGCACCAATAACTAATACATTCTTTACATTTGGATGAACTGCCATTGGCACATGTGTAATCATTTCATGATAGATAAACTCATCCTTTTCAGTTATCATTAATTCACCATCTAACACAAGGATTCTTCCGTATTCGTAAGTCTCTAGTATATCAATTTGCTGTAGCTCACTAACGTGGCTAACCAATTGTTTTTTGCTTTTCATAGAAAAACGAACTTCCTTTGTGTGTTGATCGGTATACCAAAGTTCCATCTTGTCCCCCTATTCTTGCACACGTTTTTACGCATAATTATGCCTTTTGGGCCTAATCTTTA
The Clostridium sp. Marseille-P299 genome window above contains:
- a CDS encoding saccharopine dehydrogenase family protein, encoding MGRALIIGAGGVAGVVVHKCWQNADVFEEICIASRTKSKCDAMKEKLDAMENQYSTKRTKITTAQVDADNVEELVALIREYKPDIVINVALPYQDLTIMDACLETKTNYLDTANYEPLDTAKFEYKWQWAYREKFEKAGITAVLGSGFDPGVTGVFSAYAMKHYFDEIHEIDILDCNAGDHGYPFATNFNPEINIREVSANGSYWENGEWIETKPMEIKRVYNFPEVGEKDMYLLHHEELESLALNIKGIKRIRFFMTFGQSYLTHLKCLENVGMTSIEPIEFEGKKIVPLQFLKAVLPDPASLGPRTVGKTNIGCIYKGVKDGKEVNYYVYNVCDHQECYREVGSQAISYTTGVPAMIGAMMVMTGKWDKKGVYNVEEFDPDPFMEALNTWGLPWKESFAPELVD
- the speB gene encoding agmatinase; this translates as MNRNIHTFIGCEAEYEDSKLVIFGAPFDSTTSYRPGTRFASAAIRNESYGIETYSPYQDKDLLDYSVFDGGDLELPFGNPERALAMIEEFSLNLLKDKKLPIMLGGEHLVTLGMVRSAVLMHPNLHIIHFDAHADLRDDYLGVTLSHATVMRRCYDLVGDKKIFQFGIRSGDREEFTWAKEHITTCKFNFDTLEDVLEELKDVPVYITVDLDVLDPSVFPGTGTPEAGGVTFMDLFNALKKATKLNVVAFDMNELSPVYDQSGASTALACKLLREILLMLV
- the speE gene encoding polyamine aminopropyltransferase, with amino-acid sequence MELWYTDQHTKEVRFSMKSKKQLVSHVSELQQIDILETYEYGRILVLDGELMITEKDEFIYHEMITHVPMAVHPNVKNVLVIGAGDGGTIRELTKYDSIENIDMVEVDKDVVTLCMQYMPFTACKLNDPRVHMYFEEGLRFVRSKQDQYDLIIVDCADPFGPAEGLFTREFYGNCFKALHEDGILINQHESPFYNEHSKTVQKAHKHITSVFPLSTVYQCHIPSYPSGHWLFGFASKKYDPIRDLNEEMWNALQLSVRYYNTDLHKGCFYLPNYVKELLHGNE